In Triticum urartu cultivar G1812 chromosome 6, Tu2.1, whole genome shotgun sequence, the following proteins share a genomic window:
- the LOC125515600 gene encoding uncharacterized protein LOC125515600 isoform X4, whose protein sequence is MKSSSNLEAFLQAATPLLPWRSSTMERFQGAPSSVWLQPDGKSKDAVEYFALSDLWEHYAESSAYGLAVPVRDAGDRAVVTTQHFVPYLSAVQLYTATKPTTHTLGATSRSTGSETDSWSDDSVGDRFAGSGSSSWDAASDEDDSSSTYDGNGSTGVSAKQSGYLNFQYREWDSPYERVPLAHKVAELAQDYPCLTSLSSAELSPSSWMSVAWYLISEITPLFSTYLLVPNISHPCSCQREGYLCLLPHLPFHLIGLSRQHTQRTGARGW, encoded by the exons ATGAAGAGCAGCAGTAATCTCGAGGCCTTCCTCCAGGCCGCCACGCCCCTGCTACCATGGCGCTCCAGCACCATG GAACGGTTCCAGGGCGCGCCCAGCAGCGTGTGGCTACAGCCGGACGGCAAGAGCAAGGACGCGGTGGAGTACTTCGCCCTGTCCGACCTGTGGGAGCACTACGCCGAGAGCAGCGCCTACGGCCTCGCCGTGCCCGTGCGGGACGCCGGTGACCGCGCCGTGGTCACCACCCAGCACTTCGTCCCCTACCTCTCCGCCGTCCAGCTCTACACCGCCACAAAGCCCACCACTCACACACTCGGCGCCACCTCCAG GAGCACGGGGAGCGAGACAGATTCGTGGAGCGACGACAGCGTAGGCGACAGGTTCGCCGGCTCAGGGTCCTCCTCCTGGGACGCCGCGTCTGACGAAGACGATTCTTCCTCCACCTACGACGGCAACGGCTCCACCGGCGTCTCAGCGAAGCAGAGCGGCTACCTGAATTTCCAGTACAGGGAGTGGGACTCGCCCTATGAGAGGGTGCCGCTGGCTCACAAG GTGGCGGAGCTGGCTCAGGATTACCCATGCCTGACGTCGCTCAGCAGCGCGGAGCTCTCGCCGTCCAGTTGGATGTCCGTGGCATGGTACTTAATTTCTGAGATCACTCCACTGTTCTCTACTTATTTGctg GTACCCAATATATCACATCCCTGCTCATGTCAACGTGAAGGGTACCTCTGCCTGCTTCCTCACCTACCATTCCATCTCATCGGTCTTTCAAG ACAACATACACAACGGACCGGAGCACGAGGATGGTGA
- the LOC125515600 gene encoding uncharacterized protein LOC125515600 isoform X3: MKSSSNLEAFLQAATPLLPWRSSTMERFQGAPSSVWLQPDGKSKDAVEYFALSDLWEHYAESSAYGLAVPVRDAGDRAVVTTQHFVPYLSAVQLYTATKPTTHTLGATSRSTGSETDSWSDDSVGDRFAGSGSSSWDAASDEDDSSSTYDGNGSTGVSAKQSGYLNFQYREWDSPYERVPLAHKVAELAQDYPCLTSLSSAELSPSSWMSVAWYPIYHIPAHVNLKGTSACFLTYHSISSVFQGPVFLHPQTTYIAGWYTMRVRSRRSRCLGWQPTGCKGTCGRDQGHLTIGGCLSSTGRRRPG, from the exons ATGAAGAGCAGCAGTAATCTCGAGGCCTTCCTCCAGGCCGCCACGCCCCTGCTACCATGGCGCTCCAGCACCATG GAACGGTTCCAGGGCGCGCCCAGCAGCGTGTGGCTACAGCCGGACGGCAAGAGCAAGGACGCGGTGGAGTACTTCGCCCTGTCCGACCTGTGGGAGCACTACGCCGAGAGCAGCGCCTACGGCCTCGCCGTGCCCGTGCGGGACGCCGGTGACCGCGCCGTGGTCACCACCCAGCACTTCGTCCCCTACCTCTCCGCCGTCCAGCTCTACACCGCCACAAAGCCCACCACTCACACACTCGGCGCCACCTCCAG GAGCACGGGGAGCGAGACAGATTCGTGGAGCGACGACAGCGTAGGCGACAGGTTCGCCGGCTCAGGGTCCTCCTCCTGGGACGCCGCGTCTGACGAAGACGATTCTTCCTCCACCTACGACGGCAACGGCTCCACCGGCGTCTCAGCGAAGCAGAGCGGCTACCTGAATTTCCAGTACAGGGAGTGGGACTCGCCCTATGAGAGGGTGCCGCTGGCTCACAAG GTGGCGGAGCTGGCTCAGGATTACCCATGCCTGACGTCGCTCAGCAGCGCGGAGCTCTCGCCGTCCAGTTGGATGTCCGTGGCATG GTACCCAATCTATCACATCCCTGCTCATGTCAATCTGAAGGGTACCTCTGCCTGCTTTCTCACCTATCATTCCATCTCATCAGTCTTCCAAg GGCCGGTGTTTCTTCACCCGCAGACAACATACATAGCGGGCTGGTACACAATGAGGGTGAGATCGCGGCGCTCTCGCTGTTTGGGTTGGCAACCTACAGGATGCAAGGGGACCTGTGGAAGAGACCAGGGTCATCTGACCATAGGAGGCTGTCTGAGCTCCACTGGGCGGCGGCGTCCTGGTTGA
- the LOC125515600 gene encoding uncharacterized protein LOC125515600 isoform X2 has product MKSSSNLEAFLQAATPLLPWRSSTMERFQGAPSSVWLQPDGKSKDAVEYFALSDLWEHYAESSAYGLAVPVRDAGDRAVVTTQHFVPYLSAVQLYTATKPTTHTLGATSRSTGSETDSWSDDSVGDRFAGSGSSSWDAASDEDDSSSTYDGNGSTGVSAKQSGYLNFQYREWDSPYERVPLAHKVAELAQDYPCLTSLSSAELSPSSWMSVAWYPIYHIPAHVNLKGTSACFLTYHSISSVFQDNIHSGLVHNEGEIAALSLFGLATYRMQGDLWKRPGSSDHRRLSELHWAAASWLKQVGAHHPDFTFFTSSHRR; this is encoded by the exons ATGAAGAGCAGCAGTAATCTCGAGGCCTTCCTCCAGGCCGCCACGCCCCTGCTACCATGGCGCTCCAGCACCATG GAACGGTTCCAGGGCGCGCCCAGCAGCGTGTGGCTACAGCCGGACGGCAAGAGCAAGGACGCGGTGGAGTACTTCGCCCTGTCCGACCTGTGGGAGCACTACGCCGAGAGCAGCGCCTACGGCCTCGCCGTGCCCGTGCGGGACGCCGGTGACCGCGCCGTGGTCACCACCCAGCACTTCGTCCCCTACCTCTCCGCCGTCCAGCTCTACACCGCCACAAAGCCCACCACTCACACACTCGGCGCCACCTCCAG GAGCACGGGGAGCGAGACAGATTCGTGGAGCGACGACAGCGTAGGCGACAGGTTCGCCGGCTCAGGGTCCTCCTCCTGGGACGCCGCGTCTGACGAAGACGATTCTTCCTCCACCTACGACGGCAACGGCTCCACCGGCGTCTCAGCGAAGCAGAGCGGCTACCTGAATTTCCAGTACAGGGAGTGGGACTCGCCCTATGAGAGGGTGCCGCTGGCTCACAAG GTGGCGGAGCTGGCTCAGGATTACCCATGCCTGACGTCGCTCAGCAGCGCGGAGCTCTCGCCGTCCAGTTGGATGTCCGTGGCATG GTACCCAATCTATCACATCCCTGCTCATGTCAATCTGAAGGGTACCTCTGCCTGCTTTCTCACCTATCATTCCATCTCATCAGTCTTCCAAg ACAACATACATAGCGGGCTGGTACACAATGAGGGTGAGATCGCGGCGCTCTCGCTGTTTGGGTTGGCAACCTACAGGATGCAAGGGGACCTGTGGAAGAGACCAGGGTCATCTGACCATAGGAGGCTGTCTGAGCTCCACTGGGCGGCGGCGTCCTGGTTGAAGCAAGTCGGTGCTCACCACCCCGACTTCACCTTCTTCACATCTTCTCACCGTCGATAG
- the LOC125515600 gene encoding uncharacterized protein LOC125515600 isoform X1 yields the protein MKSSSNLEAFLQAATPLLPWRSSTMERFQGAPSSVWLQPDGKSKDAVEYFALSDLWEHYAESSAYGLAVPVRDAGDRAVVTTQHFVPYLSAVQLYTATKPTTHTLGATSRSTGSETDSWSDDSVGDRFAGSGSSSWDAASDEDDSSSTYDGNGSTGVSAKQSGYLNFQYREWDSPYERVPLAHKVAELAQDYPCLTSLSSAELSPSSWMSVAWYPIYHIPAHVNVKGTSACFLTYHSISSVFQDNIHNGPEHEDGEIAALSPFGLATYRMQGDLWRRPGSSDPRRLSELHWAASSWLKQVGAHHPDFTFFTSSHRR from the exons ATGAAGAGCAGCAGTAATCTCGAGGCCTTCCTCCAGGCCGCCACGCCCCTGCTACCATGGCGCTCCAGCACCATG GAACGGTTCCAGGGCGCGCCCAGCAGCGTGTGGCTACAGCCGGACGGCAAGAGCAAGGACGCGGTGGAGTACTTCGCCCTGTCCGACCTGTGGGAGCACTACGCCGAGAGCAGCGCCTACGGCCTCGCCGTGCCCGTGCGGGACGCCGGTGACCGCGCCGTGGTCACCACCCAGCACTTCGTCCCCTACCTCTCCGCCGTCCAGCTCTACACCGCCACAAAGCCCACCACTCACACACTCGGCGCCACCTCCAG GAGCACGGGGAGCGAGACAGATTCGTGGAGCGACGACAGCGTAGGCGACAGGTTCGCCGGCTCAGGGTCCTCCTCCTGGGACGCCGCGTCTGACGAAGACGATTCTTCCTCCACCTACGACGGCAACGGCTCCACCGGCGTCTCAGCGAAGCAGAGCGGCTACCTGAATTTCCAGTACAGGGAGTGGGACTCGCCCTATGAGAGGGTGCCGCTGGCTCACAAG GTGGCGGAGCTGGCTCAGGATTACCCATGCCTGACGTCGCTCAGCAGCGCGGAGCTCTCGCCGTCCAGTTGGATGTCCGTGGCATG GTACCCAATATATCACATCCCTGCTCATGTCAACGTGAAGGGTACCTCTGCCTGCTTCCTCACCTACCATTCCATCTCATCGGTCTTTCAAG ACAACATACACAACGGACCGGAGCACGAGGATGGTGAGATCGCCGCGCTCTCGCCGTTCGGGCTGGCCACGTACCGGATGCAAGGGGATTTGTGGAGGAGGCCAGGGTCATCGGACCCCAGGAGGCTGTCTGAGCTCCATTGGGCGGCGTCCTCCTGGCTCAAGCAAGTCGGCGCGCACCATCCTGACTTCACCTTCTTCACGTCGTCTCACCGTCGATGA